A portion of the Salmo trutta chromosome 1, fSalTru1.1, whole genome shotgun sequence genome contains these proteins:
- the LOC115200272 gene encoding sterol regulatory element-binding protein 2 isoform X3, whose translation MDSNVSGEYISTMENMDPTLSELGDEFTLGDIDEMLQFVSNQVGDFPDLFEDQMSSAGSLQNGAGATPRPPPQAPQTPQTTTTVYQNSNVTLTPTQTLAPQSLPLTPPQTPVQTFSSGQHQIRAPPLLQPRPQMQAIQPQPQQQPTIQVHSQSIPMQAHSFPVHTLVQTHNQALPIQSQAQTVMITSNGGQSRFIQNPVICHQSPTTSFQVLQPQMQSIMTSPQVQPMTIQHQRLLQTGQTIQTLSTAPTVHTMQQQVQQVPLLVHQPQILKTENLVLTTLKPDGTQVLSTMQNPGITTLTHPIQTQTLQTLMGSNILTTVPVMMGGGDKLPIKQLSSGTSHCVGGNRQVMDHGMVMGPGGVMKEGERRTTHNIIEKRYRSSINDKILELRDLVMGGDAKMHKSGVLRKAIDYIKYLQQVNHKLRQENLALKMNSKNKSVVLSDDVEMKPEMLMMSPPASESGSGSPREFSPYCIDSEPGSPLLDHEQVKSEPGSPSSVGVMDRSRLLLCALTFFCLSLNPLPSLLGSEAQGSSGLTSAHGASRTLFSLPSQTQNFATWLWCLLPWLTVWMLSGVGAVWGCVKVLYLWEPVTPLHSPKSVSFWRQRKQADLHLNRGDYTAAMASLKTCLSVLTRALPTTSWDLLFSLSWNLIRYCLHHPTPLGWLVRQVGGKHKGEESKTSSRDAALVYHRLSQLQLTGKLPQRSGLWALSLSMSAVNLSESAQSKMAPAQQAQIYVTAATALRTVLGHHLSCLPGYLLSCAEGVASQSDSKPIPDCLHWLFTPLGRQFFLSCDWSVKSESREGVYTSQRDPADPIAQLHRCFCEKLLERAVHSLIQPHTDTEAGKPKNDSGEFSSALEFLQLLNSCTEESSSPPFPAPPNHTTMPVADPVSRWWALVLKAAAHWLQGDDVAVRSLLAEAERMPRALHTLDHPLPKAVLLLCKAVQMSLSPLKGEGAVACLSHCDRASSYLRTRISVPLSAQSGNWLNKGVELLVCDLLLTLRTSLWQRGSSSNGEPGPAPSSQLAGFQRDLSSLRRLGQCYRQAQHKVFLHETTVRLMAGASPTRTHQLLEHCLRRRTNNPGYTTAEGDCVLGERERAHAILLACRHLPLPLLTPPGHRARLLAEAKRTLERVGDRRSLQDCQQILLRLSGGTTIAAS comes from the exons AGATGCTCCAGTTCGTCAGCAACCAGGTGGGGGACTTCCCCGACCTCTTTGAGGACCAGATGTCCTCTGCAGGCTCCCTACAGAACGGTGCTGGGGCCACCCCACGCCCACCCCCTCAAGCCCCACAGACACCCCAGACCACTACCACAGTTTACCAGAACAGCAATGTGACCCTCACCCCCACCCAAACACTGGCCCCCCAGTCCCTGCCCCTCACCCCACCACAGACCCCAGTCCAGACGTTCTCTTCAGGGCAGCATCAGATCCGCGCCCCTCCCCTGCTCCAGCCCCGGCCCCAGATGCAGGCcatccagccccagccccagcagcAACCCACCATCCAGGTCCACAGCCAGAGCATCCCCATGCAGGCGCATAGCTTCCCTGTGCACACCCTGGTCCAGACCCACAATCAGGCTCTGCCCATCCAGTCCCAGGCCCAGACGGTGATGATCACATCCAACGGCGGCCAATCCCGCTTCATCCAGAACCCTGTCATCTGCCACCAGAGTCCCACTACAAGCTTCCAAG TCCTCCAACCGCAGATGCAGAGCATAATGACGTCACCACAGGTTCAACCCATGACCATCCAGCACCAGAGACTACTGCAGACGGGCCAGACCATCCAGACTCTCTCTACAGCACCTACAGTCCACACCATGCAACAGCAGGTTCAACAGGTACCC CTTCTGGTCCACCAGCCTCAGATTCTGAAGACAGAGAATCTGGTTCTGACAACCCTGAAGCCCGACGGGACACAGGTTCTGTCCACCATGCAGAACCCTGGGATCACCACCTTGACCCATCCTATCCAGACACAGACTCTACAG ACTCTGATGGGCAGTAACATCCTGACCACTGTGCCTGTCATGATGGGGGGCGGAGACAAGCTGCCCATCAAACAGCTGTCGTCAGGCACCTCCCACTGTGTAGGTGGGAACAGGCAGGTGATGGACCACGGGATGGTGATGGGTCCAGGGGGGGTgatgaaggagggggagaggagaaccaCCCACAACATCATCGAGAAGAGGTACCGCTCCTCCATCAATGACAAGATCCTGGAGCTGAGAGACCTGGTCATGGGCGGCGACGCCAAG ATGCACAAGTCAGGAGTGCTGAGGAAAGCCATCGACTACATCAAATACCTGCAGCAGGTCAACCACAAACTACGGCAGGAGAACCTGGCCCTCAAGATGAACAGCAAGAACA AGTCAGTGGTGCTGTCTGACGATGTGGAGATGAAACCAGAGATGCTGATGATGTCACCTCCAGCCTCAGAGTCTGGTTCAGGATCTCCTCGTGAGTTCTCTCCATACTGCATCGACTCAGAGCCTGGCAGTCCCTTACTGGACCATGAGCAG gtGAAGAGTGAGCCTGGCTCACCCTCTTCCGTGGGAGTGATGGATCGCTCTCGTCTCCTCCTCTGCGCTCTCACCTTCTTTTGCCTCTCCCTCaaccccctgccctctctcctgGGATCTGAGGCCCAGGGCAGCTCTGGCTTGACCTCTGCACACGGAGCCTCCAGGACGCTGTTCTCATTACCCAGCCAGACCCAGAACTTTG CGACCTGGCTTTGGTGCCTGTTGCCATGGTTGACGGTGTGGATGTTGAGCGGTGTTGGGGCAGTGTGGGGCTGTGTTAAGGTCCTTTACCTCTGGGAGCCTGTCACCCCCCTACACTCGCCCAAATCCGTCTCCTTCTGGAGGCAGCGTAAACAAGCAGACCTACATCTCAACAGA GGTGACTATACAGCAGCCATGGCCAGTTTGAAAACATGCCTGTCAGTCTTGACCAGAGCCCTGCCCACCACCAGTTGGGACCTCCTCTTCTCACTCTCCTGGAACCTGATTCGCTACTGTCTGCATCACCCCACCCCTCTGGGCTGGCTGGTTCGCCAGGTTGGTGGGAAGCACAAGGGGGAGGAGTCCAAGACCAGCTCCCGGGACGCAGCTCTGGTCTACCATAGGCTGAGCCAGCTGCAGCTCACAG ggaAGCTTCCCCAGCGAAGTGGCCTGtgggctctgtctctgtctatgagTGCCGTCAACCTCAGTGAGAGCGCCCAAAGCAAGATGGCCCCCGCCCAGCAGGCCCAGATCTATGTCACCGCGGCAACAGCTCTGCGCACTGTACTGGGCCACCACCTCTCCTGCCTGCCT GGTTACCTGTTGAGCTGTGCTGAGGGTGTGGCCAGCCAATCAGACTCCAAGCCCATCCCTGACTGTCTGCACTGGCTCTTCACCCCATTGGGCAGGCAGTTCTTCCTCAGCTGTGATTGGTCTGTGAAGTCTGAGAGCAGAGAAGGCGTGTACACTTCCCAGAGAGACCCAG CTGACCCCATCGCCCAGCTGCATCGTTGTTTCTGTGAGAAGCTGCTGGAGAGAGCTGTGCACTCCCTCATCCAGCCCCACACTGACACGGAGGCAGGCAAGCCCAAGAACGACTCGGG ggaGTTCTCCAGTGCCTTGGAGTTTCTCCAGCTATTGAACAGCTGCACAGAggagtcctcctctcctcccttcccagCCCCACCTAATCACACCACCATGCCAG TGGCAGACCCAGTGAGTCGCTGGTGGGCATTGGTCCTAAAGGCTGCTGCCCATTGGCTGCAAGGAGATGATGTCGCTGTGAGGTCACTGCTGGCAGAGGCAGAGCGCATGCCCAGAGCTCTCCATACCCTTGA TCACCCGTTGCCCAAggctgtgctgctgctgtgtAAGGCAGTGCAGATGAGCCTGTCTCCTCTGAAGGGAGAGGGGGCGGTggcctgtctgtctcactgtgacAGGGCCAGCAGCTACCTGCGCACCAGGATCTCTGTTCCCCTGTCCGCCCAGTCTGGAAACTGGCTCAACAAG GGGGTGGAGCTCCTGGTCTGTGACCTCTTGCTGACCCTCAGGACCAGCCTATGGCAAAGAGGAAGCAGCAGcaatggggagccaggccctgccCCCAGCTCCCAATTGGCTGGATTCCAGCGGGACCTGAGTTCGTTGCGAAGGCTGGGCCAATGCTACAGACAGGCACAACACAAG GTGTTCCTGCATGAGACCACAGTGAGGCTGATGGCTGGAGCCAGTCCCACCCGCACACACCAGCTACTGGAGCACTGCCTCCGACGCAGGACCAACAACCCTGGGTACACCACGG CAGAGGGTGACTGTGTTCTGGGTGAGCGAGAAAGGGCTCATGCCATCCTGCTGGCATGCCGCCACCTACCCTTACCCCTGCTGACCCCACCAGGGCACCGCGCCCGCCTGCTGGCTGAGGCCAAGCGCACCCTTGAGCGTGTGGGCGACCGCCGCTCCCTACAGGACTGCCAGCAGATCCTGCTCCGCCTCAGCGGGGGCACCACCATCGCAGCCTCCTGA
- the LOC115200272 gene encoding sterol regulatory element-binding protein 2 isoform X1, which translates to MDSNVSGEYISTMENMDPTLSELGDEFTLGDIDEMLQFVSNQVGDFPDLFEDQMSSAGSLQNGAGATPRPPPQAPQTPQTTTTVYQNSNVTLTPTQTLAPQSLPLTPPQTPVQTFSSGQHQIRAPPLLQPRPQMQAIQPQPQQQPTIQVHSQSIPMQAHSFPVHTLVQTHNQALPIQSQAQTVMITSNGGQSRFIQNPVICHQSPTTSFQVLQPQMQSIMTSPQVQPMTIQHQRLLQTGQTIQTLSTAPTVHTMQQQVQQVPLLVHQPQILKTENLVLTTLKPDGTQVLSTMQNPGITTLTHPIQTQTLQVPTLMGSNILTTVPVMMGGGDKLPIKQLSSGTSHCVGGNRQVMDHGMVMGPGGVMKEGERRTTHNIIEKRYRSSINDKILELRDLVMGGDAKMHKSGVLRKAIDYIKYLQQVNHKLRQENLALKMNSKNKSVVLSDDVEMKPEMLMMSPPASESGSGSPREFSPYCIDSEPGSPLLDHEQVKSEPGSPSSVGVMDRSRLLLCALTFFCLSLNPLPSLLGSEAQGSSGLTSAHGASRTLFSLPSQTQNFATWLWCLLPWLTVWMLSGVGAVWGCVKVLYLWEPVTPLHSPKSVSFWRQRKQADLHLNRGDYTAAMASLKTCLSVLTRALPTTSWDLLFSLSWNLIRYCLHHPTPLGWLVRQVGGKHKGEESKTSSRDAALVYHRLSQLQLTGKLPQRSGLWALSLSMSAVNLSESAQSKMAPAQQAQIYVTAATALRTVLGHHLSCLPGYLLSCAEGVASQSDSKPIPDCLHWLFTPLGRQFFLSCDWSVKSESREGVYTSQRDPADPIAQLHRCFCEKLLERAVHSLIQPHTDTEAGKPKNDSGEFSSALEFLQLLNSCTEESSSPPFPAPPNHTTMPVADPVSRWWALVLKAAAHWLQGDDVAVRSLLAEAERMPRALHTLDHPLPKAVLLLCKAVQMSLSPLKGEGAVACLSHCDRASSYLRTRISVPLSAQSGNWLNKGVELLVCDLLLTLRTSLWQRGSSSNGEPGPAPSSQLAGFQRDLSSLRRLGQCYRQAQHKVFLHETTVRLMAGASPTRTHQLLEHCLRRRTNNPGYTTAEGDCVLGERERAHAILLACRHLPLPLLTPPGHRARLLAEAKRTLERVGDRRSLQDCQQILLRLSGGTTIAAS; encoded by the exons AGATGCTCCAGTTCGTCAGCAACCAGGTGGGGGACTTCCCCGACCTCTTTGAGGACCAGATGTCCTCTGCAGGCTCCCTACAGAACGGTGCTGGGGCCACCCCACGCCCACCCCCTCAAGCCCCACAGACACCCCAGACCACTACCACAGTTTACCAGAACAGCAATGTGACCCTCACCCCCACCCAAACACTGGCCCCCCAGTCCCTGCCCCTCACCCCACCACAGACCCCAGTCCAGACGTTCTCTTCAGGGCAGCATCAGATCCGCGCCCCTCCCCTGCTCCAGCCCCGGCCCCAGATGCAGGCcatccagccccagccccagcagcAACCCACCATCCAGGTCCACAGCCAGAGCATCCCCATGCAGGCGCATAGCTTCCCTGTGCACACCCTGGTCCAGACCCACAATCAGGCTCTGCCCATCCAGTCCCAGGCCCAGACGGTGATGATCACATCCAACGGCGGCCAATCCCGCTTCATCCAGAACCCTGTCATCTGCCACCAGAGTCCCACTACAAGCTTCCAAG TCCTCCAACCGCAGATGCAGAGCATAATGACGTCACCACAGGTTCAACCCATGACCATCCAGCACCAGAGACTACTGCAGACGGGCCAGACCATCCAGACTCTCTCTACAGCACCTACAGTCCACACCATGCAACAGCAGGTTCAACAGGTACCC CTTCTGGTCCACCAGCCTCAGATTCTGAAGACAGAGAATCTGGTTCTGACAACCCTGAAGCCCGACGGGACACAGGTTCTGTCCACCATGCAGAACCCTGGGATCACCACCTTGACCCATCCTATCCAGACACAGACTCTACAGGTACCG ACTCTGATGGGCAGTAACATCCTGACCACTGTGCCTGTCATGATGGGGGGCGGAGACAAGCTGCCCATCAAACAGCTGTCGTCAGGCACCTCCCACTGTGTAGGTGGGAACAGGCAGGTGATGGACCACGGGATGGTGATGGGTCCAGGGGGGGTgatgaaggagggggagaggagaaccaCCCACAACATCATCGAGAAGAGGTACCGCTCCTCCATCAATGACAAGATCCTGGAGCTGAGAGACCTGGTCATGGGCGGCGACGCCAAG ATGCACAAGTCAGGAGTGCTGAGGAAAGCCATCGACTACATCAAATACCTGCAGCAGGTCAACCACAAACTACGGCAGGAGAACCTGGCCCTCAAGATGAACAGCAAGAACA AGTCAGTGGTGCTGTCTGACGATGTGGAGATGAAACCAGAGATGCTGATGATGTCACCTCCAGCCTCAGAGTCTGGTTCAGGATCTCCTCGTGAGTTCTCTCCATACTGCATCGACTCAGAGCCTGGCAGTCCCTTACTGGACCATGAGCAG gtGAAGAGTGAGCCTGGCTCACCCTCTTCCGTGGGAGTGATGGATCGCTCTCGTCTCCTCCTCTGCGCTCTCACCTTCTTTTGCCTCTCCCTCaaccccctgccctctctcctgGGATCTGAGGCCCAGGGCAGCTCTGGCTTGACCTCTGCACACGGAGCCTCCAGGACGCTGTTCTCATTACCCAGCCAGACCCAGAACTTTG CGACCTGGCTTTGGTGCCTGTTGCCATGGTTGACGGTGTGGATGTTGAGCGGTGTTGGGGCAGTGTGGGGCTGTGTTAAGGTCCTTTACCTCTGGGAGCCTGTCACCCCCCTACACTCGCCCAAATCCGTCTCCTTCTGGAGGCAGCGTAAACAAGCAGACCTACATCTCAACAGA GGTGACTATACAGCAGCCATGGCCAGTTTGAAAACATGCCTGTCAGTCTTGACCAGAGCCCTGCCCACCACCAGTTGGGACCTCCTCTTCTCACTCTCCTGGAACCTGATTCGCTACTGTCTGCATCACCCCACCCCTCTGGGCTGGCTGGTTCGCCAGGTTGGTGGGAAGCACAAGGGGGAGGAGTCCAAGACCAGCTCCCGGGACGCAGCTCTGGTCTACCATAGGCTGAGCCAGCTGCAGCTCACAG ggaAGCTTCCCCAGCGAAGTGGCCTGtgggctctgtctctgtctatgagTGCCGTCAACCTCAGTGAGAGCGCCCAAAGCAAGATGGCCCCCGCCCAGCAGGCCCAGATCTATGTCACCGCGGCAACAGCTCTGCGCACTGTACTGGGCCACCACCTCTCCTGCCTGCCT GGTTACCTGTTGAGCTGTGCTGAGGGTGTGGCCAGCCAATCAGACTCCAAGCCCATCCCTGACTGTCTGCACTGGCTCTTCACCCCATTGGGCAGGCAGTTCTTCCTCAGCTGTGATTGGTCTGTGAAGTCTGAGAGCAGAGAAGGCGTGTACACTTCCCAGAGAGACCCAG CTGACCCCATCGCCCAGCTGCATCGTTGTTTCTGTGAGAAGCTGCTGGAGAGAGCTGTGCACTCCCTCATCCAGCCCCACACTGACACGGAGGCAGGCAAGCCCAAGAACGACTCGGG ggaGTTCTCCAGTGCCTTGGAGTTTCTCCAGCTATTGAACAGCTGCACAGAggagtcctcctctcctcccttcccagCCCCACCTAATCACACCACCATGCCAG TGGCAGACCCAGTGAGTCGCTGGTGGGCATTGGTCCTAAAGGCTGCTGCCCATTGGCTGCAAGGAGATGATGTCGCTGTGAGGTCACTGCTGGCAGAGGCAGAGCGCATGCCCAGAGCTCTCCATACCCTTGA TCACCCGTTGCCCAAggctgtgctgctgctgtgtAAGGCAGTGCAGATGAGCCTGTCTCCTCTGAAGGGAGAGGGGGCGGTggcctgtctgtctcactgtgacAGGGCCAGCAGCTACCTGCGCACCAGGATCTCTGTTCCCCTGTCCGCCCAGTCTGGAAACTGGCTCAACAAG GGGGTGGAGCTCCTGGTCTGTGACCTCTTGCTGACCCTCAGGACCAGCCTATGGCAAAGAGGAAGCAGCAGcaatggggagccaggccctgccCCCAGCTCCCAATTGGCTGGATTCCAGCGGGACCTGAGTTCGTTGCGAAGGCTGGGCCAATGCTACAGACAGGCACAACACAAG GTGTTCCTGCATGAGACCACAGTGAGGCTGATGGCTGGAGCCAGTCCCACCCGCACACACCAGCTACTGGAGCACTGCCTCCGACGCAGGACCAACAACCCTGGGTACACCACGG CAGAGGGTGACTGTGTTCTGGGTGAGCGAGAAAGGGCTCATGCCATCCTGCTGGCATGCCGCCACCTACCCTTACCCCTGCTGACCCCACCAGGGCACCGCGCCCGCCTGCTGGCTGAGGCCAAGCGCACCCTTGAGCGTGTGGGCGACCGCCGCTCCCTACAGGACTGCCAGCAGATCCTGCTCCGCCTCAGCGGGGGCACCACCATCGCAGCCTCCTGA
- the LOC115200272 gene encoding sterol regulatory element-binding protein 2 isoform X2 has translation MDSNVSGEYISTMENMDPTLSELGDEFTLGDIDEMLQFVSNQVGDFPDLFEDQMSSAGSLQNGAGATPRPPPQAPQTPQTTTTVYQNSNVTLTPTQTLAPQSLPLTPPQTPVQTFSSGQHQIRAPPLLQPRPQMQAIQPQPQQQPTIQVHSQSIPMQAHSFPVHTLVQTHNQALPIQSQAQTVMITSNGGQSRFIQNPVICHQSPTTSFQVLQPQMQSIMTSPQVQPMTIQHQRLLQTGQTIQTLSTAPTVHTMQQQVQQLLVHQPQILKTENLVLTTLKPDGTQVLSTMQNPGITTLTHPIQTQTLQVPTLMGSNILTTVPVMMGGGDKLPIKQLSSGTSHCVGGNRQVMDHGMVMGPGGVMKEGERRTTHNIIEKRYRSSINDKILELRDLVMGGDAKMHKSGVLRKAIDYIKYLQQVNHKLRQENLALKMNSKNKSVVLSDDVEMKPEMLMMSPPASESGSGSPREFSPYCIDSEPGSPLLDHEQVKSEPGSPSSVGVMDRSRLLLCALTFFCLSLNPLPSLLGSEAQGSSGLTSAHGASRTLFSLPSQTQNFATWLWCLLPWLTVWMLSGVGAVWGCVKVLYLWEPVTPLHSPKSVSFWRQRKQADLHLNRGDYTAAMASLKTCLSVLTRALPTTSWDLLFSLSWNLIRYCLHHPTPLGWLVRQVGGKHKGEESKTSSRDAALVYHRLSQLQLTGKLPQRSGLWALSLSMSAVNLSESAQSKMAPAQQAQIYVTAATALRTVLGHHLSCLPGYLLSCAEGVASQSDSKPIPDCLHWLFTPLGRQFFLSCDWSVKSESREGVYTSQRDPADPIAQLHRCFCEKLLERAVHSLIQPHTDTEAGKPKNDSGEFSSALEFLQLLNSCTEESSSPPFPAPPNHTTMPVADPVSRWWALVLKAAAHWLQGDDVAVRSLLAEAERMPRALHTLDHPLPKAVLLLCKAVQMSLSPLKGEGAVACLSHCDRASSYLRTRISVPLSAQSGNWLNKGVELLVCDLLLTLRTSLWQRGSSSNGEPGPAPSSQLAGFQRDLSSLRRLGQCYRQAQHKVFLHETTVRLMAGASPTRTHQLLEHCLRRRTNNPGYTTAEGDCVLGERERAHAILLACRHLPLPLLTPPGHRARLLAEAKRTLERVGDRRSLQDCQQILLRLSGGTTIAAS, from the exons AGATGCTCCAGTTCGTCAGCAACCAGGTGGGGGACTTCCCCGACCTCTTTGAGGACCAGATGTCCTCTGCAGGCTCCCTACAGAACGGTGCTGGGGCCACCCCACGCCCACCCCCTCAAGCCCCACAGACACCCCAGACCACTACCACAGTTTACCAGAACAGCAATGTGACCCTCACCCCCACCCAAACACTGGCCCCCCAGTCCCTGCCCCTCACCCCACCACAGACCCCAGTCCAGACGTTCTCTTCAGGGCAGCATCAGATCCGCGCCCCTCCCCTGCTCCAGCCCCGGCCCCAGATGCAGGCcatccagccccagccccagcagcAACCCACCATCCAGGTCCACAGCCAGAGCATCCCCATGCAGGCGCATAGCTTCCCTGTGCACACCCTGGTCCAGACCCACAATCAGGCTCTGCCCATCCAGTCCCAGGCCCAGACGGTGATGATCACATCCAACGGCGGCCAATCCCGCTTCATCCAGAACCCTGTCATCTGCCACCAGAGTCCCACTACAAGCTTCCAAG TCCTCCAACCGCAGATGCAGAGCATAATGACGTCACCACAGGTTCAACCCATGACCATCCAGCACCAGAGACTACTGCAGACGGGCCAGACCATCCAGACTCTCTCTACAGCACCTACAGTCCACACCATGCAACAGCAGGTTCAACAG CTTCTGGTCCACCAGCCTCAGATTCTGAAGACAGAGAATCTGGTTCTGACAACCCTGAAGCCCGACGGGACACAGGTTCTGTCCACCATGCAGAACCCTGGGATCACCACCTTGACCCATCCTATCCAGACACAGACTCTACAGGTACCG ACTCTGATGGGCAGTAACATCCTGACCACTGTGCCTGTCATGATGGGGGGCGGAGACAAGCTGCCCATCAAACAGCTGTCGTCAGGCACCTCCCACTGTGTAGGTGGGAACAGGCAGGTGATGGACCACGGGATGGTGATGGGTCCAGGGGGGGTgatgaaggagggggagaggagaaccaCCCACAACATCATCGAGAAGAGGTACCGCTCCTCCATCAATGACAAGATCCTGGAGCTGAGAGACCTGGTCATGGGCGGCGACGCCAAG ATGCACAAGTCAGGAGTGCTGAGGAAAGCCATCGACTACATCAAATACCTGCAGCAGGTCAACCACAAACTACGGCAGGAGAACCTGGCCCTCAAGATGAACAGCAAGAACA AGTCAGTGGTGCTGTCTGACGATGTGGAGATGAAACCAGAGATGCTGATGATGTCACCTCCAGCCTCAGAGTCTGGTTCAGGATCTCCTCGTGAGTTCTCTCCATACTGCATCGACTCAGAGCCTGGCAGTCCCTTACTGGACCATGAGCAG gtGAAGAGTGAGCCTGGCTCACCCTCTTCCGTGGGAGTGATGGATCGCTCTCGTCTCCTCCTCTGCGCTCTCACCTTCTTTTGCCTCTCCCTCaaccccctgccctctctcctgGGATCTGAGGCCCAGGGCAGCTCTGGCTTGACCTCTGCACACGGAGCCTCCAGGACGCTGTTCTCATTACCCAGCCAGACCCAGAACTTTG CGACCTGGCTTTGGTGCCTGTTGCCATGGTTGACGGTGTGGATGTTGAGCGGTGTTGGGGCAGTGTGGGGCTGTGTTAAGGTCCTTTACCTCTGGGAGCCTGTCACCCCCCTACACTCGCCCAAATCCGTCTCCTTCTGGAGGCAGCGTAAACAAGCAGACCTACATCTCAACAGA GGTGACTATACAGCAGCCATGGCCAGTTTGAAAACATGCCTGTCAGTCTTGACCAGAGCCCTGCCCACCACCAGTTGGGACCTCCTCTTCTCACTCTCCTGGAACCTGATTCGCTACTGTCTGCATCACCCCACCCCTCTGGGCTGGCTGGTTCGCCAGGTTGGTGGGAAGCACAAGGGGGAGGAGTCCAAGACCAGCTCCCGGGACGCAGCTCTGGTCTACCATAGGCTGAGCCAGCTGCAGCTCACAG ggaAGCTTCCCCAGCGAAGTGGCCTGtgggctctgtctctgtctatgagTGCCGTCAACCTCAGTGAGAGCGCCCAAAGCAAGATGGCCCCCGCCCAGCAGGCCCAGATCTATGTCACCGCGGCAACAGCTCTGCGCACTGTACTGGGCCACCACCTCTCCTGCCTGCCT GGTTACCTGTTGAGCTGTGCTGAGGGTGTGGCCAGCCAATCAGACTCCAAGCCCATCCCTGACTGTCTGCACTGGCTCTTCACCCCATTGGGCAGGCAGTTCTTCCTCAGCTGTGATTGGTCTGTGAAGTCTGAGAGCAGAGAAGGCGTGTACACTTCCCAGAGAGACCCAG CTGACCCCATCGCCCAGCTGCATCGTTGTTTCTGTGAGAAGCTGCTGGAGAGAGCTGTGCACTCCCTCATCCAGCCCCACACTGACACGGAGGCAGGCAAGCCCAAGAACGACTCGGG ggaGTTCTCCAGTGCCTTGGAGTTTCTCCAGCTATTGAACAGCTGCACAGAggagtcctcctctcctcccttcccagCCCCACCTAATCACACCACCATGCCAG TGGCAGACCCAGTGAGTCGCTGGTGGGCATTGGTCCTAAAGGCTGCTGCCCATTGGCTGCAAGGAGATGATGTCGCTGTGAGGTCACTGCTGGCAGAGGCAGAGCGCATGCCCAGAGCTCTCCATACCCTTGA TCACCCGTTGCCCAAggctgtgctgctgctgtgtAAGGCAGTGCAGATGAGCCTGTCTCCTCTGAAGGGAGAGGGGGCGGTggcctgtctgtctcactgtgacAGGGCCAGCAGCTACCTGCGCACCAGGATCTCTGTTCCCCTGTCCGCCCAGTCTGGAAACTGGCTCAACAAG GGGGTGGAGCTCCTGGTCTGTGACCTCTTGCTGACCCTCAGGACCAGCCTATGGCAAAGAGGAAGCAGCAGcaatggggagccaggccctgccCCCAGCTCCCAATTGGCTGGATTCCAGCGGGACCTGAGTTCGTTGCGAAGGCTGGGCCAATGCTACAGACAGGCACAACACAAG GTGTTCCTGCATGAGACCACAGTGAGGCTGATGGCTGGAGCCAGTCCCACCCGCACACACCAGCTACTGGAGCACTGCCTCCGACGCAGGACCAACAACCCTGGGTACACCACGG CAGAGGGTGACTGTGTTCTGGGTGAGCGAGAAAGGGCTCATGCCATCCTGCTGGCATGCCGCCACCTACCCTTACCCCTGCTGACCCCACCAGGGCACCGCGCCCGCCTGCTGGCTGAGGCCAAGCGCACCCTTGAGCGTGTGGGCGACCGCCGCTCCCTACAGGACTGCCAGCAGATCCTGCTCCGCCTCAGCGGGGGCACCACCATCGCAGCCTCCTGA
- the LOC115200289 gene encoding nucleolar protein 12-like gives MKNMKNWNKKEKGKHEKFKPGSKKREKCVVMFNDNERQEYLTGFHKRKVERRKAAVVEIQNKIKEEQKRVKEERHKEYLKLLQERKEALDEDDDEEDELEDVITGTTESVQYDHPNHTVTVTTISDLDLTGASLFTPATNQVTEDGEEEEEVEEQEKMSAMPKKSGNPILNKKICSLNASLHAHQTQRKGSRKGKQEGKGRGRPTDKKPGATDKKGRIDKNRVGRTSKKQRRRLTGKRVHHKD, from the exons ATGAAAAACATGAAGAACTGGAACAAAAAGGAAAAGGGGAAGCATGAGAAATTTAAACCTGGATCTAAGAAAAGAGAGAAATGTGTGGTCATGTTCAACGATAACGAGCGACA GGAGTATCTGACAGGATTCCACAAGAgaaaggtggagaggaggaaagCGGCAGTGGTGGAAATCCAGAACAAGATAAAGGAGGAGCAGAAGAGAGTCAAAGAAGAG AGACACAAGGAGTATTTGAAGTTGCTGCAGGAAAGAAAAGAGGCTCTCG atgaggatgatgatgaagaagaTGAATTGGAGGATGTGATAACGGGCACAACCGAGTCTGTACAGTACGATCACCCCAACCATACTGTTACCGTAACAACCATCAGTGACCTTGACCTCACGGGGGCCAGCCTCTTTACACCAGCAACCAATCAG GTTACTGAAGacggtgaggaggaggaggaggtggaggagcaggagaaaATGAGCGCTATGCCAAAGAAATCTGGGAATCCCATCCTCAATAAAAA aATCTGCTCACTGAATGCCTCGCTCCACGCTCACCAGACGCAGCGGAAGGGAAGCAGGAAAGGGAAGCAGGAAGGCAAAGGACGAGGCCGGCCGACAGACAAGAAGCCAGGTGCCACAGACAAGAAGGGCAGAATTGATAAGAACAGAGTTGGGAGGACCAGCAAGAAGCAAAGACGCAGACTGACTGGGAAGAGGGTACATCACAAGGACTGA